In Colwellia sp. PAMC 20917, a single genomic region encodes these proteins:
- a CDS encoding sensor domain-containing diguanylate cyclase, translating to MLNDTLNTGLLLDKLPIGITVLNPDLEIEYANPLALKIMGLKENQTIGKLVSDPQWLLVDRFNEPLPLEKYPAVQVLHNKSAIDNFEFGIYNPEKKEYTWLLSNAYPDLNKHGEVTQIIVSFTNVSNQKEAIPFEQIVHNANDIVVVTKAEKLRNGGPEIIYVNKAFSTLTKYSEEEALGNTPRMLQGPKTSSEMREKIYQHLCKGEQVVDEIYNYDKHGNEYWIDLNIVPLKNSYGKVTHFAAIERDITERKHHEHNLTEMAMTDALTGLANRRSFYGKAKLALYEVIKQKSSLCLAVVDIDYFKKVNDTYGHDIGDEVLVKIAELMNNNTRDTDVLGRIGGEEFAIILKNLTKENGMKRLEIIRRSIESTSITLSTGNSLSLSVSIGFTDIIPESKNIDEMVKQADLALYQAKEGRNRTVYYS from the coding sequence ATGTTAAACGACACCTTAAATACTGGATTATTGCTTGATAAACTTCCTATTGGCATAACGGTGTTAAATCCAGACTTAGAAATTGAGTATGCTAATCCGTTAGCGCTGAAAATTATGGGATTAAAAGAGAATCAAACGATTGGAAAACTAGTCTCTGATCCACAATGGCTATTAGTGGATCGCTTTAACGAACCACTTCCTCTTGAAAAATATCCAGCAGTACAAGTTCTGCATAACAAATCTGCCATCGATAATTTTGAATTTGGCATTTACAATCCTGAGAAAAAAGAATACACATGGCTACTCAGTAACGCATATCCTGATCTAAATAAACATGGAGAGGTTACACAAATTATTGTGTCTTTTACTAACGTTAGTAATCAGAAAGAAGCCATTCCGTTTGAGCAAATTGTTCACAACGCTAATGATATTGTCGTTGTCACTAAAGCAGAAAAACTTCGAAATGGTGGCCCAGAGATTATTTATGTGAATAAGGCATTTTCTACATTAACCAAGTATAGTGAAGAAGAAGCTTTGGGGAATACGCCACGTATGTTACAAGGTCCTAAAACCAGCAGTGAAATGAGAGAAAAAATCTATCAGCACCTTTGTAAAGGCGAACAAGTGGTAGATGAAATCTATAACTACGATAAACATGGTAACGAATATTGGATCGATCTAAATATCGTGCCATTAAAGAACTCATATGGCAAGGTTACGCATTTTGCCGCTATTGAACGTGATATTACAGAACGAAAACATCACGAACACAACCTTACTGAAATGGCAATGACTGACGCTTTAACCGGACTTGCTAATCGTCGCTCGTTTTACGGTAAAGCAAAACTTGCACTCTATGAGGTAATAAAGCAGAAATCATCGTTGTGTTTAGCTGTTGTAGACATTGATTACTTTAAAAAAGTCAACGACACCTATGGCCATGATATTGGTGATGAGGTATTAGTGAAGATAGCGGAATTGATGAATAATAACACCCGAGATACCGATGTTTTGGGCAGAATAGGCGGTGAAGAGTTTGCTATAATATTGAAAAATTTGACGAAAGAAAACGGCATGAAGCGTTTAGAAATTATTCGTCGTAGCATTGAATCTACATCGATTACTTTATCAACGGGCAATAGTTTATCATTAAGTGTAAGTATTGGCTTTACGGATATTATCCCTGAAAGTAAAAATATTGATGAGATGGTAAAACAAGCAGATCTTGCGCTTTATCAAGCGAAAGAAGGACGCAATCGCACGGTATATTATTCTTAA
- a CDS encoding flavodoxin family protein: MKTLLIVAHAPSENTQLMVEAILKGAQHSDIEQVQTSWIPPLETTPEDVLSCDAIILGTTENLGYMSGALKDFFDRCCYPCLEVKQGLPCALYVRAGNDGTGTCRAVESICTGLRWNWIRPPLVCRGGWQSTFLDQCEELGMTLAAGLDFGIY; the protein is encoded by the coding sequence ATGAAAACACTTTTAATTGTAGCGCATGCTCCTTCAGAAAATACGCAATTAATGGTTGAAGCGATCTTGAAAGGTGCACAGCATTCTGATATCGAACAGGTTCAAACAAGCTGGATACCGCCCTTAGAAACTACACCTGAGGATGTATTATCATGTGATGCGATAATTTTGGGGACGACTGAAAATCTCGGTTATATGAGTGGAGCTTTGAAAGATTTTTTTGATCGCTGCTGTTACCCTTGTCTGGAAGTAAAGCAGGGATTGCCTTGTGCGTTATATGTTCGTGCTGGGAATGATGGAACTGGTACTTGTCGGGCAGTCGAATCGATCTGTACAGGTTTGCGTTGGAATTGGATTCGACCACCATTAGTGTGCCGTGGTGGCTGGCAATCAACGTTTCTTGACCAATGTGAAGAACTAGGTATGACATTGGCTGCCGGACTTGATTTTGGAATTTATTAA
- a CDS encoding c-type cytochrome: MKTFLIRLGLFSLLFGLAVIASVYGVSRWMMQEKYPSQDRSFAISHDSDVQEGMRLAVIRGCTDCHGKTLTGADFYGLHAPNLTTLSQQYSDNDLERSIRQAIRPDGTSLYSMTSNTYQYLSDVDLSHIIVYLRSIEHASKNPVSLSPSFQYRIGIILEEHQPIVDSILTQAPPKLTPSNNAEKLGKYLAYSVCAECHGVDLKGYAGFSPNLLTTRAYQRLDFKMLMTEGIGLGGRDLGLMSISSRERFSLFSDDELSALFTYFQSEQFALDMQ; this comes from the coding sequence ATGAAGACTTTTTTGATACGCTTGGGACTTTTTAGCCTACTTTTTGGACTGGCCGTCATTGCTAGTGTTTACGGCGTAAGCCGTTGGATGATGCAGGAAAAATACCCTTCACAAGATCGGTCTTTTGCTATATCTCACGACTCCGATGTACAGGAAGGAATGCGACTCGCTGTCATCCGAGGTTGCACTGATTGTCATGGGAAAACGCTGACAGGTGCTGATTTTTATGGACTCCATGCTCCAAATTTAACAACACTATCACAACAATATTCTGATAACGATTTGGAACGTTCTATAAGACAGGCCATTCGACCTGACGGAACAAGTCTGTACTCAATGACTTCTAATACCTATCAGTATTTATCAGATGTCGATTTGAGTCATATCATTGTTTATTTGCGGTCTATCGAGCATGCTTCTAAGAATCCAGTTTCTTTGTCACCGAGTTTTCAATATCGAATAGGCATTATTCTAGAAGAGCACCAACCAATCGTAGATTCTATTCTTACTCAAGCTCCACCAAAATTAACGCCTAGCAATAATGCTGAAAAACTTGGCAAGTATCTGGCTTATTCGGTTTGCGCTGAATGTCATGGAGTTGATTTAAAAGGTTATGCAGGTTTTTCACCTAACTTATTAACAACACGGGCATATCAACGCTTAGATTTCAAAATGTTGATGACTGAAGGGATTGGATTGGGAGGTCGCGACTTAGGTTTAATGAGTATAAGTAGTAGAGAGCGTTTTTCTCTTTTTTCAGACGACGAACTTTCAGCTTTGTTCACATATTTTCAATCAGAGCAATTTGCTCTAGATATGCAATGA
- a CDS encoding ATP-binding protein — protein sequence MQFKVDNAEKRLAAIWGVLLTVLILFSGGYVYQKMEQQSKIYLINGLENSLKNKVQLFVSKLKNGNGIKHIDVDLLRYPLIKLLENSDNQPTISRNEMLQSIANQYIDNNFLATSFYDRDNNEVAHAGGFSENAVMSFNIESVDNSILLWNDQFTLKVTNEIYYNKVYVGKVISEKNLPKLTGSFLNFDTTSATGEFAICKLQQNDDTKMQCLVNGFEGEKVFQQQPRIVNGNPLPMSHALDGKTGVIYSTDYRNEKVVATFSPVNKLGLGFVFKIDQNELYSPLIDNLSFIIPVLIMLIIIGILLLHWLVTPLISNLISSQKEAINSNKELTKQKNLHQLVLDYSPYSIHELDKNGLIVSMNPSGLEMLGIESDVINTLFLDGVSEKDKDRVSQLFADGLKGNRSTFEFKAPNGRTFQSSFIPIQDKDRGILIVMGWSQDITEQKENEELLRRTQKMQSIGELTGGIAHDFNNLLGIIIGNHDLMKRKMEDGSKLQKNLNNAQNAALRGAEITRKLLNFSRQSEEAYSPVNIDKIICEFKDFIRKSITASINLEIHITDNIWLIDLNPGDFQDALVNLSLNARDAMPSGGRLIIEANNTVLDHNMTDNHNDIKAGEYVQISVSDTGTGMTIETVDKIFDPFFTTKDKSKGTGLGLAMVFGFVKRCNGSIIVYSEEGLGTTVKIYLPRSQSGAEQFIKATDIDKPLPRGKETILIVDDEEGLALIAESVLKELGYTTYRASTGDEALEIITSNDDIDIVFSDVLMPGHLNGFDLVDAVVAEKPDIKILLTSGFTGKMKQKESHKGWSLNLLSKPYRDIVLAEAIRKMLDG from the coding sequence ATGCAATTTAAAGTAGATAATGCAGAGAAAAGATTAGCTGCAATTTGGGGTGTCTTACTAACTGTCTTAATATTATTTAGTGGTGGGTACGTCTACCAAAAAATGGAACAGCAGTCGAAAATATATCTTATCAATGGTCTTGAGAATTCACTCAAAAACAAAGTACAACTCTTTGTAAGTAAACTAAAAAATGGAAATGGCATTAAGCATATAGATGTCGATTTGCTAAGATATCCCTTGATTAAACTATTAGAGAATAGTGATAACCAACCGACTATATCAAGAAATGAAATGCTTCAATCTATTGCTAATCAGTACATTGATAACAACTTTTTAGCCACGTCTTTTTATGATAGAGATAACAACGAAGTAGCCCATGCAGGGGGGTTTTCTGAGAATGCGGTAATGTCATTCAATATAGAATCTGTAGATAACTCTATATTGCTATGGAATGATCAATTCACTTTGAAAGTTACTAATGAAATCTACTACAATAAAGTTTATGTTGGCAAAGTTATCTCTGAAAAAAACTTGCCTAAACTCACTGGATCCTTCCTAAATTTCGACACCACTAGTGCAACAGGGGAGTTCGCCATTTGTAAACTACAGCAAAATGACGATACAAAGATGCAATGCCTAGTTAATGGGTTTGAAGGCGAAAAGGTTTTTCAACAGCAACCAAGAATTGTGAATGGCAATCCTTTGCCGATGAGTCATGCTCTTGATGGTAAGACGGGGGTCATCTATTCAACAGACTACCGAAATGAAAAAGTTGTAGCTACATTCTCTCCTGTTAATAAACTGGGTCTGGGTTTTGTTTTCAAAATAGACCAAAATGAATTATATAGTCCTCTTATTGACAATCTAAGCTTTATAATTCCAGTTTTAATTATGCTCATAATCATTGGGATTTTATTGTTACATTGGCTTGTTACACCATTAATCAGCAACTTGATCTCTTCTCAGAAAGAAGCGATCAATAGCAATAAGGAACTTACTAAGCAAAAGAACTTACATCAACTGGTTCTTGACTATTCACCCTATTCAATCCATGAACTTGATAAGAATGGCTTGATTGTTTCTATGAATCCAAGTGGGCTAGAGATGTTGGGCATTGAAAGCGATGTTATCAACACTTTATTTTTAGACGGGGTATCCGAAAAGGATAAAGATCGGGTTAGCCAGCTATTTGCCGATGGGCTAAAAGGGAACAGGTCAACCTTTGAATTCAAAGCCCCGAATGGCAGGACTTTTCAATCATCTTTTATACCTATACAGGATAAAGATAGGGGTATATTGATAGTAATGGGATGGTCACAGGACATCACAGAACAAAAAGAAAATGAAGAATTACTTCGACGTACTCAAAAAATGCAATCAATTGGTGAATTAACCGGTGGTATTGCCCATGACTTCAATAATTTACTCGGCATTATCATTGGCAACCATGATCTGATGAAACGCAAAATGGAAGATGGAAGCAAGCTGCAAAAGAATCTAAATAATGCACAGAATGCAGCTCTACGTGGCGCTGAAATAACACGTAAACTGCTTAACTTCTCAAGACAATCCGAAGAAGCATACAGCCCAGTGAATATTGATAAAATAATCTGTGAATTTAAGGATTTTATTCGTAAATCAATCACTGCCAGCATAAACCTTGAGATACATATTACAGATAATATCTGGCTGATTGACCTTAACCCTGGTGACTTTCAGGATGCACTGGTTAATCTATCTCTCAATGCACGAGATGCCATGCCCTCAGGCGGAAGGTTAATAATTGAAGCTAATAATACAGTCCTTGACCATAATATGACTGACAACCACAATGACATAAAGGCCGGTGAATATGTACAAATATCGGTTAGTGATACAGGAACAGGAATGACAATAGAAACAGTTGATAAAATTTTTGATCCATTTTTTACAACTAAAGATAAGAGTAAGGGAACAGGTCTTGGTCTGGCAATGGTGTTCGGCTTCGTCAAAAGATGTAATGGGAGTATCATTGTTTACTCAGAAGAAGGCTTGGGAACAACAGTTAAAATATATTTACCCCGTTCTCAGAGTGGGGCCGAGCAATTTATTAAAGCTACGGATATCGACAAACCACTGCCAAGGGGTAAAGAAACTATCCTTATTGTGGATGATGAGGAAGGACTTGCGTTAATAGCAGAAAGTGTGCTTAAGGAGCTTGGATATACAACATACCGCGCTTCTACTGGAGATGAAGCTCTGGAAATAATAACTAGTAATGATGACATTGACATTGTATTTTCAGATGTCTTAATGCCCGGGCATTTGAATGGTTTTGATTTAGTTGATGCTGTTGTTGCCGAAAAACCAGATATTAAAATATTATTAACTTCAGGGTTTACAGGCAAGATGAAACAGAAGGAATCTCACAAAGGATGGTCACTAAACCTATTGAGCAAGCCCTACCGTGATATAGTTCTTGCAGAGGCGATAAGAAAAATGTTGGATGGATAA